The following is a genomic window from Candidatus Methylomirabilis sp..
CTTCGGGGTGCTGGACGTCATCCACTTCTCCCATGGGGACATCTTCACCCTCGGGGCCTTCGCCGGTCTCAGCCTGACCTATCTCTGGGCGACGGTCGGACTCGGCAGCCCGGCCGTCGCCCTCCCCCTCACGTTCCTGGGCGCCATGCTCCTCACCGGCCTCCTGGGGGTCCTGGCCGAGCGGACGTGCGTGAGACCGCTCGCCAAAGCGCCGCCCCTCATGACGCTCCTGGCCACCCTCTCCCTCGGCCTCGTCATCCGCGAGGCGATCCTCATCTTCTATCCTCGCGGGGCGGACCCCAAATTGTTCCCTTCCATGCTCCCCGGGGGGATGTTCGAGGTCGGCGGGGTCGTCATTCGACACGAGAACCTGGCCATCCTGGCCATCGCGGGGCTCGCGATGGTGCTGGTGGACCGGCTGATCAAACGGACGCGGCTGGGGGCCAGCATCCGCGCCGTCGCCCAGGACGCCGAGGCCGCGCAGATGATGGGCGTGGACCTGGACCGGACCGTGGATCTCACGTTCTTCCTCGGCTCGGCCCTCGCCGCGGTGGCGGGCATCCTGCACGGCCTCTACTACAGCGAGATCCACTTCATCATGGGGATCATGGGGGGGGTCATCGGGTTCTCGGCGGCGGCCGTGGGAGGCCTGGGCAACGTGTACGGGGCGATCCTGGGCGGCCTCCTGTTCGGCGTCCTGCAGACGCTCGCCGCCGCCTTCATCCCCCGCGGCTCCGAGTTCCGGGACGTGGTGGCCTTCGCCGTGGTCATGGTCTTCCTCGTGTTCAAGCCGACCGGGATCCTGGGGGAGAAGACCGTCGAGCGGGTCTGAGCCGCGAAGGACCCGCGGAGGAGCACGCAGGTCCGGTGATCGCCGTCTGGGCCGTCGAGCTCTGCCTCTTCACCCTGGTCGTGGCCCTGCTGGTGGCCGAGCGGCCGCTCGCGGTGGGCGTCACGGGGGCCGCCCTGGTGGCCCTGGCGGCCGCCGCCCGCGCCCCGCGGCTCCGGCGCTGGATGAGCGCGGCCTTCCAAGAGCACCGTGCCGCCGCCTTCGCCGGTGGAGCGGTGCTGGCGCTCGCGCTCCCCTTCTTCCTCCGGGCGAGCCCCTACTGGACCTTCGTCGCGACCATGGCGCTCCTGTACGTGACCATCGGGCAGGGGCTGAACCTCCAGATCGGCACGGCGGGAGTCATCAACCTGGCCGGGGCGGCCTTCGCGGGCCTCGGGGGGTACACGGTCGGCCTCCTGACCGTGCGGCTGGGGCTCCCGCCGTGGCTCGCCCTCCTCGCCGGCCCCCTGATCGCCGTGCTGGTTGGCGCGCTCCTCTTCATCCCCATCCTGAAGGTCCGGGGGCACTACCTCGCCCTGGTCACCATCGCCTTCGGGTTCATCTTCAACATCCTCATGAACAACCTGGAGTTCACGGGCGGCCCCCAGGGCATCAAGAACATCCCGACGCTCCGACCGTTCGGGTACGCGTTCACCACCTCGCCCTCCCTCTTCGGGATGACGCTGCCCTACCACGCCAACTTCTACTACGGGGCCCTGGCCATGGCGGCGCTCGTGACGTGGCTCGCCTGGCGCCTCTACAACTCCTGGATCGGGCTGACGCTGAATACCCTCCGCGACGACGAGATCGCCGCGAAGTGCAGCGGCGTCTCGGTGGCGCGCTACAAGCTGCTCGGCTTCTCGGTCGGGAATGCCTTCATCGGGCTCGGGGGGGCGTTCTACGCGGTGATGGTGGGGTTCGTGTCCCCTCCCG
Proteins encoded in this region:
- a CDS encoding branched-chain amino acid ABC transporter permease, producing the protein MIAVWAVELCLFTLVVALLVAERPLAVGVTGAALVALAAAARAPRLRRWMSAAFQEHRAAAFAGGAVLALALPFFLRASPYWTFVATMALLYVTIGQGLNLQIGTAGVINLAGAAFAGLGGYTVGLLTVRLGLPPWLALLAGPLIAVLVGALLFIPILKVRGHYLALVTIAFGFIFNILMNNLEFTGGPQGIKNIPTLRPFGYAFTTSPSLFGMTLPYHANFYYGALAMAALVTWLAWRLYNSWIGLTLNTLRDDEIAAKCSGVSVARYKLLGFSVGNAFIGLGGAFYAVMVGFVSPPDFDFGYSLVMVSIIILGGLDSVPGIVLGACLLIPLPERFRFLHEYRLLLYGAAIVLMLLFRPRGLWPAAVRRYGLRESAASFGAAGGER
- a CDS encoding branched-chain amino acid ABC transporter permease; the protein is MPPIEVILQQAFNGLMLGVMYALIAVGFTLFFGVLDVIHFSHGDIFTLGAFAGLSLTYLWATVGLGSPAVALPLTFLGAMLLTGLLGVLAERTCVRPLAKAPPLMTLLATLSLGLVIREAILIFYPRGADPKLFPSMLPGGMFEVGGVVIRHENLAILAIAGLAMVLVDRLIKRTRLGASIRAVAQDAEAAQMMGVDLDRTVDLTFFLGSALAAVAGILHGLYYSEIHFIMGIMGGVIGFSAAAVGGLGNVYGAILGGLLFGVLQTLAAAFIPRGSEFRDVVAFAVVMVFLVFKPTGILGEKTVERV